In the genome of Candidatus Tectomicrobia bacterium, the window GCGTTGGCCGAGTCGATGAGGAGCTGGGCGCGCTTGGGGCCGATGCCGGGCACCTCGCACAGCGCCTCGGGGGTGCTCTGGGCCACCGACTCCACGGTGGGAAAGCCGTGCTCCGCGAGGAGGAGGGCCGTCTTCTCCCCCACCACCTCGAGGTTGACCAGGTCCACGCCCGGCTGGGCGGCTGGGGCCGCCGCCGGCTCGGCCTGGGGGGCGGCCTTCACCTCCACCGTCTCGCTATGGAACGCCTTCTCGGCGATCATGCGCCGGTACTCGCTCTCGCCCTTCAGATCGATCTTCCATCCCAGGAGCTTGGCCGCCAGGCGCACGTTCTGCCCGCCCTTGCCGATGGCGAGGGAGAGCTGGTCGTCGGGGACCAGCACCTCCATCCGCCCCTCCTGCTCGTGAAGGGTGATGTGCTGGATCTTGGCCGGGCTCAGGGCGTTGCCCGCGTAGGTGCGGATGTCGTCGTTCCAGGCGATGATGTCGATCTTCTCGCCGCGCAACTCCTGGACGATGGACTGCACGCGGCTCCCCCGCGTGCCCACGCAGGCGCCCACCGGGTCGATGTCGCGGTCGTGGCTGACGACCGCCACCTTGGAGCGCCCGCTCGGCTCGCGGACGCAGCCCTTGATCTCGACCACGCCGTCGTAGATCTCCGGCACCTCCATCTCGAAGAGGCGGATGAGCAGGCCCGGATGGGTGCGGCTCAGCACGACCTGCGGCCCCTTGGAGGCCTCCCGCACCTCCAGGATATAGGAGCGGATGCGGTCGCCCCGCTTGTAGACCTCGCGGAATATCTGCTCGCGGCGGGGCAGGATGGCCTCTCCGCGGCCGATGTCCACGAAGATGTTGCCCCGCTCCACCTGGGTGACGACCCCGGTGATCAGCTCCCCCTCGCGGCCCTTGAACTCGGAATAGATGTTGGCGCGCTCGGCCTCGCGCACCCGCTGGAGGATGACCTGCTTGGCCACCTGGGCGGCGATGCGCCCGAGCCCCTCGGTCTCGAGATCGAAGGTGACCTTGTCGCCCACCTGGATGGCGGTGTTCCGCGCGCGGGCCTCTTCGAGGGAAACCTCCGCCTCGGGGTTCTGGACGACGCGCACCACCTCCTTCGACGCCCTGAGCCCGATCTCGCCCGTGCCCGAATCGAGCGTGACCTCGACATTGTCCCCGAGGCCGAACTGCTTGCGGGCGGCCGAGGCGAGCGCCACCTTCAGGGAGTCGAGAAGGATGTCCTTCGACACCCCGCGCTCCCGCTCCAATTGAGTGAGCACCGCCAAAAGCTCCTGGCTCACTTGCCGTTTCCTCCCTTACGGGCCGGCCCCGGGCGATCCGCCTTCCGGAACTCGGCCTCCCAGTCCACTTCCAGGCGCGCCTTCGATATCTCGCCGAGGGAGACGCGCTGGGGCGCCCCCTCCCCCGTCTCCACGGCGACAACGTCGCCCTCGATGCCCAGCAGCGTGCCGGAAACGACACGCGGCTTTCCCCGGGGGTTCCGCACCCGGATGCGCACCCGCCGGCCCGCGTACCGCTGGAAATCGGCCGGCCTGCGCAGGGGGCGCTCGAGGCCCGGGCTCGACACCTCCAGCAGGTAGGACGAGGGCGGGAAGTCCTCCGCGTCGAAGCGGGCTTCCACCTCCCGGCTCATCCGCTTGCAGTCCTCGACGCTGAGGCCACCCTCGCGGTCCACGAACAGGCGCAGCACCGGGCGCCCGCCCCCACCGGAGAAGTCGACCTCCACCAGTTCCATGCCGAGGGATTGGGCCACGGGTTCCGCCAGAGCCCAGATCCGGCCCACGACGTCGTCGGCGGCCATGCCTTCGCTCCCGGGCGGCGAACGAAAAAAATGGGCCGAACAAGCTGGGCCCACGCCGGAAGGCATCAACTCGCCGGCATGGTAGTCCTTCCGGCGGGAAAGTTCAAGGCCCGGCGCCCCGGCGCGGGCGCGGGCGGGCGGGCCCCGCCGAGGCGCGGGTTTCTTGCCCCCCGCGTCCCGCCGTGCTAGCATCGGGCCTCCGATCTGCCCGGAAACGCGGGAGTTTTGCGCGAGGAAGTCATGGCGAAAGAAGACGCGGCCCAGCGGCGCAGCATGGTCCGGATGGATGATCAGCTCGAGATCAGCCACCGCCCGGTGCCCGACTACGAGCTGGAGAGCCTGAGCACCCAGATCATCACCCGCGGCGGGGGCGGAGGGGCCATGGGCTCCGTGAATTCCATCGTCCAGGCCGCCGGGCGCTCCATCGATCCCAACGCCCCCACCTGGAAGGCCATCGCGCTCCTCGACCAGAAGCTCGACCACCTGATCTCGATGCTCCAGTCCCAGATGCGCGCGAGGGTCGAGGCCACCGACTTCCACAAGGCCCAGGTGAACATCAGCGGCTCGGGCATCCGCTTCCCCAGCCAGCAGCTCTACAGCAAGGGGTCCCACCTGTGGATCGGCATGGTCTTCGTCGGCGCGGCCCCCTCGTTCCGGGTGGACGCCGTGGCCCGGGTGGAGCGGCTCTCCTCCTCGGTCAAGCGGGGCGCGGGCGACAAGGCGCCGAGCGTCGAGGTGGGCGCGCGATTCACGGCCATCAACGAGCAAGACAGCGAGCAGATCCTCCGGTACGTGTTCCAGAAGCAGCGCGAGATGCTCCGGGCGCGAAGCCGGGACGCCTGACGCCCCCCGCGCCCCGCCCCTCCGCCGCCCGCGGGGGCGACCTCGTTTTCCGAACCGCATAAGGATTCCCCATGCCCGAGCTGAGCAGGACGAAAGCCCTCTGGATCTACGAGACGATGGTGCGGATCCGCCGCTTCGAGGAGCGCTCGATCGAGCTCTTCCAGGCGGGCGAGCTGCCTGGCTTCCTCCACGCCTACATCGGAGAGGAGGCCGTGGCGGCGGGCGTCTGCGCCCACCTCACGGACAAGGATCAGATCACCTCCACCCACCGGGGCCACGGCCACATGGTGGCCAAGGGCCTCAAGTACGAGGGCATGTTCGCCGAGCTCTACGCCCGCCGCACCGGCTACTGCAAGGGCAAGGGCGGCTCGATGCACATCGCGGATCAGGACCTCGGGGTCCTCGGCGCGAACGGCATCGTGGGGGGCGGCATCCCCATCGCGGCGGGGGCGGCCCTGGGCATCAAGCTCAAGGGCGAGAGGCACGTCGTGGTGAGCTTCTTCGGGGACGGCGCGAGCAACGAGGGCGCCTTCCACGAGGGCATCAACCTCGCCTCCGTCTGGAAGCTCCCCGCCGTCTTCGTCTGCGAGAACAACGGCTTCGCCGAGAGCACCCCCCGGCCCACGCACCAGGCGGTGCGCGATGTGGCGGACCGCGCCAAGGCCTACGGCATCCCGGGCGTCACGGTGGACGGCATGGATCCCGCCGCGGTATACGAGACCGCGGGCGAGGCCATCGAGCGCGCCCGCCGGGGCGAGGGCCCCACCCTCATCGAGGCCAAGACGATGCGCTTCCTCGGCCACTACGTGGGCGACCCCGGCACCGCCTACGGGCACGACAAGGAAGTGGTGAAGTGGAAGAAGCGCGACCCCCTCCAGGCCTTCGGCGCCTTCCTCGAAAAGAAGAAGTGGATGACGCCCAAGACCCGCGAGGAGATTTGGGCCCGGGTCCACGCCGCCATCGAGCGCGGCGTCGAGTTCGGGCGCACGAGTCCCGAGCCCGAGCTCTCGGACGCCCTGACCGACATCTACGTTTCCCTCTGAGCCGAGGCCCTTCAGCGATGCGCGAGATTCTCTACCGGGAGGCCATCGTCGAGGCGATGGCCGAGGAGATGGAGCGGGACGAGACGGTCTTCGTCATGGGCGAGGACATCGCCGAGTTCGGCGGCTCCTACAAGACCACCGTCGGCCTGCTCGAGAAGTTCGGCAAGGAGCGGGTGCGCAACACCCCCATCGCCGAGCAGGGCATCGTGGGCGCGGCCCTGGGCGCGGCCCTCATGGGCATGCGCCCCGTCGCCGAGCTCATGTACATCGATTTCTCCGCCGTGGCGATGGACCAGATCGTCAACCAGGTGGCCAAGGTGCGCTACATGTTCGGGGGCAAGGCCAAGACCGCCCTCGTCATCCGCACCCAGGGAGGGGCGGGCCGCAGCTCCGCCGCCCAGCACGCCCAGAGCCTGGAGGCCTGGTTCGTCCACGTCCCGGGGCTGAAGGTCGTCATGCCCTCCACCCCCCGCGACGCCAAGGGGCTCCTCAAGAGCGCCATCCGGGACGACGATCCCGTCTTCTTCATCGAGCACAAGCTGCTCTACCTCCAGAAGGGCCCCGTGCCCGAGGGGGACTACACCATCCCCCTGGGAGTGGCCGAGGTGAAGCGCGAGGGGCGCGACGTGACCATCGTCGCCACCTCCTCCATGGTGGGCAGATCCCTCCAGGCGGCCGCCGAGCTGGAGAAAGAGGGCGTGAGCTGCGAGGTGGTGGACCCGCGCACCCTCTTCCCGCTCGACAAGGAGACCATCCTCGCCTCCGTGCGCAAGACCGGCCGCCTCCTCGTCACCCACGAGGCGGTGCAGCGCTGCGGGTGGGGGGCCGAGATCGCCGCCATCGCCGCGCGCGAGGCCTTCGACTACCTCGACGCCCCCATCGTGCGCGTCTGCGCGAAGGAGACCCCCGTGCCCTTCGCGCCCAAGCTCGAGGGCCACGTGATCCCGAACAAGGACGACGTCATCGCGGGCGTCCGCACCCTGCTGCAGACCGCCTGAGCGCGGCAGCGGCGACAGGAGCCGACACAGCCATGGCCACACCGCTTCCCATGCCGAAGCTCGGCCTCACGATGGAGCAGGGGACCATCCTCAAGTGGATGAAGCCCGAGGGCGCCCCCGTCGAGAAGGGCGAGATCATCCTCCAGATCCAGACCGACAAGGTGGAGTACGAGGTCGAGTCCCCGGACGGGGGCGTGCTCCTCAAGACCCTGGCCGGCGAGGGCGACGCCGTCCCCTGCGGGCAGAACGTAGCCGTCATCGGCCGGAAGGGCGAGGACGTGAGCGCCTTCACGGGCGGCGCGGCCCCCAAGGCGGAGAAGCCCGCCGCCCCCGCGCCCTCCCGGGCGGAGGCCCAGCCCGCCGCCCCCGCGCCCTCGGCCCCGGTGCCCCAGGCCCCCGCGGGAGCGCCCGCGGCCGGTGGAGAGTCGGCCCCGCCCCGGGACGGGAGGGTCTTCGCCAGCCCGGCCGCCCGGCGCGTGGCCCGCGAACTGGGGATGGACTACCGCACCCTCAAGGGCTCGGGCCCCGGCGGGAGGATCGTCCAGGCCGACGTCCGCGCGGCCGCCCAAAGCCCCGGCAGGACCGCGGGAGCGCCCCGCGTGGCCGCCCCCCCCGCCCCGCCCGCGGCCGCCACGGGCCCCGCCGCCGTCGCCGCGAAGAAGCCCGTCGCCGGGATGCGCAAGGTCATCGCCCAGCGCATGGCCGCGAGCTGGAGCGCCGTCCCCCGCGTCACCCTCCAGGCCGAGGTGGACCTCACGAACCTCCTCGCCGTCCGCGAGGCCAGCCGCAAGGCCTGGGAGCAGGACCTGGGGGTGAAGGTCTCGATCAACGACCTCATCCTCTTCTACACCGCGCGCGCGGTGCGCCGCTGCCCGGCGGTGAACGTGCGCCTGGCGGGGGAGGAAATCCACCAGATGGCCGACGTGAACCTGGGCATCGCCGTCGCCGTCGAGAACGGCCTCATGGTGCCCGTCATCCGGGGGGCGGACCAGAAGCCCATCGACGCTCTCGCCCGCGAGGCCCGCGCCCTGGCCGAGAGCGCCCGGGCGGGGAGCCTCCCCCTCTCCGCCCTGGAGGGCGGCACCTTCACCGTCTCGAACCTGGGCGCCTACGGCATCGACCACTTCTCGGCCATCGTGAACGCTCCCGAGAGCTGCATCCTCTCGGTGGGGGCGGCCCGCGAGCGCGCCGTGGTGCGCGAGGGCCAAGTCGTCCCCCGCACCACCGCCTGGCTCGGGATCAACGCCGACCACCGCATCGTGGACGGCGCCCCCGCGGCCGGGTTCCTCTCGACCCTCAAGGACATGCTGGAGAACCCCAAGGTCATGCCGGCGTAGGACCTGCACGAATCCACGCAGCCGGGGCGCGGTCCTCCGCGCCCCGGTTGTTTTTTTTAATTTGTTTCATTTTTTCTTGATTTGTCTTCTTATAGAAAAGCCGCCTTTGAGCGGTCCCATGCCCGACGTGAAAATCCTCACAGAAATCGTCGAAATCGGCACCCACCTCGTGAGCGCCCGCTACGGCGCCTTGGGAAAACTGAACGCGCGGGGAGACGCCCTCGAGCAAGTCCTCACGGCCGGCACCGCACCCGCCATTTCCTCCCCCGCGAGCCTCGGCCTCCTGAGCCCCATCATCCGGGAGCCCCGGCCCCTGCGGCTGAAAGATGTGTCCCTGGACCTCTCCCTGGCCGGTTTTTCCAGGATCCGCCTGAAGGCGCGCTCTTATCTGGCGGTGCCGCTCTTCCACCGCAGGGCGCTGAAGGGGGGGCTTTGCTTCCTGGAGAAGCAGGGAGCGCCGGAATTCAGGGTGGCGGACGAGCGCTTGGCCGAGAGCCTCGCGCGCCTCGCCATGAGGACGCTGGAGAGCGAGACGGACCAGACCGGCATCCGCCAGGCCCTGCGCTTCTTCCGAACCGCCGCCGAGGAGAAGGATGACGCCGTCATCATCATGAGCCCGTCCCGCGAAATACTTTCGTGGAACGACGGCGCGAGGAAGCTCTTCGGCTATTCGGCGGAGGAAGTTCTGGGCCTGTCGTTCCTGGATCTGCTTGTGCCTCCGGAAGGGCGCGCCAGGTGGAGCAGACACACCGAGCCCCGGCTGGCGCGGGAACTGCGGGAAGGAAAGACGGTCCACTATGACACCATGCGCCTCCGCAAGGACGGCACGAGGATTCAGGTTAGCGTGACTTTGTCTCCCGTCTATCACGAGATGGCGGGCGTCAACCTGGTGACGGGCATCCATCGATCCAAGAAGGCATGACGGGAAGCGTTTCCCCAAAGCCATTCCGGCTTGCGAAATGCTCTCCAGCCGCAAGTCCCTCGCCACCCTCAAGGACATGATCGAGAGTTCCAAGGTCATGCCGGCGCAGGAGACAGGTCTTTTTTCACCCTCCCGGCGCCTCCTCTCTTGAGTTAAACCCCGGGGAAAGCTCCGGAAAAGTGGACAATTTCGTTTATTTTTTTCTTTTTAGAAATAGAGTATATTGGTGGGGATCTGCATGAGTCTAATTTGAGTCTTTTGGTCCAATCCCCGTGAGGCTTGTGCGGCCTTGCCCCAGACGAAGGTCCTCCTGCAGGAGCTCGTGGATCTGGGCGTCCGCGTGGTGGAATCGCGCTACGGCGCCCTGGGGGTGCTGACCGGGCTGGGGGAGGCCTTCGCCGACTTCCTCACCGCGGGCATCGACCTCAAGTCCCGCCTGGCCATCGGGGCCAACCCCCTGGGGGTGGGCCTCATGGGCGTCATCCTCCGCGATCCCCGCCCCCTGCGCGTGCCGGACATCGGGCAAGACCCCCGCGCCGTGGGCTTTCCCCCTCACCATCCCCGGATGCGGTCCTTCCTCGGGGTCCCGATCCGGGCCGGCTGGAAGGTGCGCGGGGGCCTCTACTTCACCGGCAAGGAAAGCCTCCCGGAGTTCCGGCCGGAGGACGAGCGCCTGGCCGAATGCCTGGCCCGGCTGGCGGCGGAAATCCTCGACGGCAAGATGGGCCATACGGCGGTCCAGCGCTCCCTCAAATATCTCCGGGACGGCGTGGACGGAGAGGGCGAGGCCGTCGTCATCATGGGCCCGGGCCGCGAGATCATCCGGTGGAGCGGAGGAGCCCGGGCGCTCTTCGGCTTCACCGCCGACGAGGCCCTGGGACGGAGGTTCGTGGACCTCCTTGTGCCTCCCGAGGACCGGGAGCGGTGGCGGAGGCAGTTCGAGCCCCACCTCATGCGGGAACTGAGCGAAGGCAAGGTGTACCGGGCCAACGTCACCCGCCTCCACAAGAGCGGCCGGCGGCTCCCGGTCCGCATCACCCTCAGCCCCATCCTCCACGAGATGGCCGGGGTCAAGACCATCGTGGGCGTCTACAAGTTCAAGAAAGAGTGACCTTCGCCAGGCGTGCCCGCGGATTCTCAAGGATGTCATTCCGAGCGGAACGAAGGCGCGAAAGAATCCCGGTTTAAAACCGATATCCTTCGCGGAGCCTGGCCTGAGCGCAAGCGAAGGGCTCAGGATGACACCTTCGCGGAATCGTAGGGGCAGGCCCCCGTGCCTGCCCCGGGCGGCCACAGGGGGCCGCCCCAACGGACCCATGGCTGAATATCACACGCACGCAAGCCTCCCCTTTCCCCGCCTGAACTTTTCGCCGAAAAACAGGTCAACCACTCTTTCGGTTTCACCTTTCCCCGCCCCTGCGGTAAAATTCGGGCGTTTGGCCGCCGCAATCCTCAAGGAAACCTTTGGCCCCATGCCCGACACCCACATCCTGGAAGAGATCGTGGAACTGGGCACCCGGCTGGTGGGCGCCCGCTACGGCGCCCTCGCGGTGCTGAACGAGCGGGGCGGCGCGGTCCAGACGTTCGTCACGGCCGGGATGGAGGCGGAGACCCGCGCCGCCATCGGCGCCCCGCCCCGCGGCC includes:
- a CDS encoding GAF domain-containing protein, producing MPQTKVLLQELVDLGVRVVESRYGALGVLTGLGEAFADFLTAGIDLKSRLAIGANPLGVGLMGVILRDPRPLRVPDIGQDPRAVGFPPHHPRMRSFLGVPIRAGWKVRGGLYFTGKESLPEFRPEDERLAECLARLAAEILDGKMGHTAVQRSLKYLRDGVDGEGEAVVIMGPGREIIRWSGGARALFGFTADEALGRRFVDLLVPPEDRERWRRQFEPHLMRELSEGKVYRANVTRLHKSGRRLPVRITLSPILHEMAGVKTIVGVYKFKKE
- a CDS encoding alpha-ketoacid dehydrogenase subunit beta: MREILYREAIVEAMAEEMERDETVFVMGEDIAEFGGSYKTTVGLLEKFGKERVRNTPIAEQGIVGAALGAALMGMRPVAELMYIDFSAVAMDQIVNQVAKVRYMFGGKAKTALVIRTQGGAGRSSAAQHAQSLEAWFVHVPGLKVVMPSTPRDAKGLLKSAIRDDDPVFFIEHKLLYLQKGPVPEGDYTIPLGVAEVKREGRDVTIVATSSMVGRSLQAAAELEKEGVSCEVVDPRTLFPLDKETILASVRKTGRLLVTHEAVQRCGWGAEIAAIAAREAFDYLDAPIVRVCAKETPVPFAPKLEGHVIPNKDDVIAGVRTLLQTA
- a CDS encoding PilZ domain-containing protein: MAKEDAAQRRSMVRMDDQLEISHRPVPDYELESLSTQIITRGGGGGAMGSVNSIVQAAGRSIDPNAPTWKAIALLDQKLDHLISMLQSQMRARVEATDFHKAQVNISGSGIRFPSQQLYSKGSHLWIGMVFVGAAPSFRVDAVARVERLSSSVKRGAGDKAPSVEVGARFTAINEQDSEQILRYVFQKQREMLRARSRDA
- a CDS encoding ribosome maturation factor RimP, translated to MAADDVVGRIWALAEPVAQSLGMELVEVDFSGGGGRPVLRLFVDREGGLSVEDCKRMSREVEARFDAEDFPPSSYLLEVSSPGLERPLRRPADFQRYAGRRVRIRVRNPRGKPRVVSGTLLGIEGDVVAVETGEGAPQRVSLGEISKARLEVDWEAEFRKADRPGPARKGGNGK
- a CDS encoding PAS domain S-box protein, producing MPDVKILTEIVEIGTHLVSARYGALGKLNARGDALEQVLTAGTAPAISSPASLGLLSPIIREPRPLRLKDVSLDLSLAGFSRIRLKARSYLAVPLFHRRALKGGLCFLEKQGAPEFRVADERLAESLARLAMRTLESETDQTGIRQALRFFRTAAEEKDDAVIIMSPSREILSWNDGARKLFGYSAEEVLGLSFLDLLVPPEGRARWSRHTEPRLARELREGKTVHYDTMRLRKDGTRIQVSVTLSPVYHEMAGVNLVTGIHRSKKA
- a CDS encoding thiamine pyrophosphate-dependent dehydrogenase E1 component subunit alpha produces the protein MPELSRTKALWIYETMVRIRRFEERSIELFQAGELPGFLHAYIGEEAVAAGVCAHLTDKDQITSTHRGHGHMVAKGLKYEGMFAELYARRTGYCKGKGGSMHIADQDLGVLGANGIVGGGIPIAAGAALGIKLKGERHVVVSFFGDGASNEGAFHEGINLASVWKLPAVFVCENNGFAESTPRPTHQAVRDVADRAKAYGIPGVTVDGMDPAAVYETAGEAIERARRGEGPTLIEAKTMRFLGHYVGDPGTAYGHDKEVVKWKKRDPLQAFGAFLEKKKWMTPKTREEIWARVHAAIERGVEFGRTSPEPELSDALTDIYVSL
- the nusA gene encoding transcription termination/antitermination protein NusA; translation: MSQELLAVLTQLERERGVSKDILLDSLKVALASAARKQFGLGDNVEVTLDSGTGEIGLRASKEVVRVVQNPEAEVSLEEARARNTAIQVGDKVTFDLETEGLGRIAAQVAKQVILQRVREAERANIYSEFKGREGELITGVVTQVERGNIFVDIGRGEAILPRREQIFREVYKRGDRIRSYILEVREASKGPQVVLSRTHPGLLIRLFEMEVPEIYDGVVEIKGCVREPSGRSKVAVVSHDRDIDPVGACVGTRGSRVQSIVQELRGEKIDIIAWNDDIRTYAGNALSPAKIQHITLHEQEGRMEVLVPDDQLSLAIGKGGQNVRLAAKLLGWKIDLKGESEYRRMIAEKAFHSETVEVKAAPQAEPAAAPAAQPGVDLVNLEVVGEKTALLLAEHGFPTVESVAQSTPEALCEVPGIGPKRAQLLIDSANAYLTGTPGESVAPGE
- a CDS encoding 2-oxo acid dehydrogenase subunit E2, with protein sequence MATPLPMPKLGLTMEQGTILKWMKPEGAPVEKGEIILQIQTDKVEYEVESPDGGVLLKTLAGEGDAVPCGQNVAVIGRKGEDVSAFTGGAAPKAEKPAAPAPSRAEAQPAAPAPSAPVPQAPAGAPAAGGESAPPRDGRVFASPAARRVARELGMDYRTLKGSGPGGRIVQADVRAAAQSPGRTAGAPRVAAPPAPPAAATGPAAVAAKKPVAGMRKVIAQRMAASWSAVPRVTLQAEVDLTNLLAVREASRKAWEQDLGVKVSINDLILFYTARAVRRCPAVNVRLAGEEIHQMADVNLGIAVAVENGLMVPVIRGADQKPIDALAREARALAESARAGSLPLSALEGGTFTVSNLGAYGIDHFSAIVNAPESCILSVGAARERAVVREGQVVPRTTAWLGINADHRIVDGAPAAGFLSTLKDMLENPKVMPA